A part of Macaca mulatta isolate MMU2019108-1 chromosome 12, T2T-MMU8v2.0, whole genome shotgun sequence genomic DNA contains:
- the SMPD4 gene encoding sphingomyelin phosphodiesterase 4 isoform X4 → MAFPHLQQPSFLLASLKADSINKPFAQQCQDLVKVIEDFPAKELHTIFPWLVESIFGSLDGVLIGWNLRCLQGRVNPVEYSIVMEFLDPGGPMMKLVYKLQAEDYKFDFPVSYLPPLPVSLHVRTSDCAYFILVDRYLSWFLPTEGSVPPPLSSSPGGTSPSPPPRTPAMPFASYGLHHTSLLKRHISHQTSVNADPASHEIWRSETLLQVFVEMWLHHYSLEMYQKMQSPHAKESFTPTEEHVLVVRLLLKHLHAFANSLKPEQASPSAHSHATSPLEEFKRAAVPRFVQQKLYLFLQHCFGHWPLDASFRAVLEMWLSYLQPWRYAPDKQAPGSDSQPRCVSEKWAPFVQENLLMYTKLFVGFLNRALRTDLVSPKHALMVFRVAKVFAQPNLAEMIQKGEQLFLEPELVISHRQHRLFTAPTFTGSFLSPWPPAVTDASFKVKNHVYSLEGQDCKYTPMFGPEARTLVLRLAQLITQAKHTAKSISDQCAESPAGHSFLSWLGFSSMDTNGSYPANDLDEMGQDSVRKTDEYLEKALEYLRQIFRLSEAQLRQFTLALGTTQDENGKKQLPDCIVGEDGLILTPLGRYQIINGLRRFEIEYQGDPELQPIRSYEIASLVRTLFRLSSAINRRFAGQMAALCSRDDFLGSFCRYHLTEPGLASRHLLSPVVRRQVAGYTRGPRLSLRFLGSYRTLVSLLLAFLVASLFCVGPLPCTLLLTLGYVLYASAMTLLTERGKLHQP, encoded by the exons ATGGCGTTCCCTCACCTCCAGCAGCCCAGCTTTCTACTG GCTAGCCTGAAAGCTGACTCTATAAATAAGCCCTTTGCACAGCAATGCCAAGACTTGGTTAAAGTCATTGAGGATTTTCCAGCAAAG GAGCTGCACACCATCTTCCCATGGCTGGTAGAGAGCATTTTTGGCAGCCTAGATGGTGTCCTCATTGGCTGGAACCTCCGCTGCTTACAAGGGCGTGTGAATCCTGTGGAGTACAGCATCGTGATGGAATTTCTTGACCCTGG TGGCCCGATGATGAAGTTGGTTTATAAGCTTCAAGCTGAAGACTATAAGTTTGACTTTCCTGTCTCCTACCTGCCC CCACTCCCTGTGTCCCTCCACGTCCGTACTTCAGACTGTGCCTATTTCATCCTGGTGGACAGGTACCTGTCGTGGTTCCTGCCCACTGAAGGCAGTGTGCCCCCGCCACTCTCCTCCAGCCCAGGCGGGACCAGCCCCTCACCACCTCCCAG GACACCAGCCATGCCCTTTGCTTCCTATGGCCTCCACCACACTAGCCTCCTGAAGCGACACATCTCTCATCAGACGTCTGTGAATGCAGACCCCGCCTCCCACGAGATCTGGAGGTCAGAAACTCTGCTCCAG GTTTTTGTTGAAATGTGGCTTCATCACTATTCCTTGGAGATGTATCAAAAAATGCAGTCCCCTCACGCCAAG GAGTCGTTCACGCCTACTGAGGAGCATGTGTTGGTGGTGCGCCTGCTGCTGAAGCACTTGCACGCTTTTGCCAACAGCCTGAAGCCAGAGCAGGCTTCGCCGTCCGCCCACTCCCACGCCACCAGTCCCCTGGAGGAGTTCAAACG GGCCGCTGTCCCGAGGTTCGTCCAGCAGAAACTCTACCTCTTCCTGCAGCATTGCTTTGGCCACTGGCCCCTGGACGCATCGTTCAGAGCT GTCCTAGAGATGTGGCTGAGCTACCTGCAGCCATGGCGGTATGCACCTGACAAGCAGGCTCCGGGCAGCGACTCCCAGCCCCGGTGTGTGTCGGAGAAATG GGCGCCCTTTGTCCAGGAGAACCTACTGATGTACACCAAGTTGTTTGTGGGCTTCCTGAACCGCGCACTCCGCACAGACCTGGTCAGCCCCAAGCACGCGCTCATGGTGTTCCGAGTGGCCAAAGTCTTTGCCCAGCCCAACCTGGCTGAGATGATTCAGAAAG GTGAGCAGCTATTCCTGGAGCCAGAGCTGGTCATCTCCCACCGCCAGCACCGACTCTTCACGGCCCCCACATTCACTGGGAGCTTCCTGTCACCCTGGCCACCAGCAGTCACTGATGCCTCCTTCAAGGTGAAGAACCACGTCTACAGCCTGGAGGGCCAGGACTGCAAGTACACCCCGATGTTTGGGCCCGAAGCCCGCACCCTG GTCTTACGCCTTGCTCAGCTCATCACACAGGCCAAACACACAGCCAAGTCCATCTCAGACCAGTGTGCGGAGAGCCCGGCTGGCCACTCCTTCCTCTCATGGCTGGGCTTCAGCTCCATGGACACCAACGGCTCCTACCCAGCCAACGATCTAGACGAGATGGGGCAAGACAGCGTCCGGAAGACAGATGAATATCTGGAGAAGGCCCTGGAGTACCTGCGCCAGATATTCCGG CTCAGCGAAGCACAGCTCAGGCAGTTCACGCTCGCCTTGGGCACCACCCAGGATGAGAATGGAAAAAAGCAGCTTCCCGACTGCATTGTGGGTGAGGACGGACTCATCCTCACGCCCCTGGGGCGGTACCAG ATCATCAATGGGCTGCGAAGGTTTGAAATTGAGTACCAGGGGGACCCAGAGCTGCAGCCCATCCGCAGCTATGAGATCGCCAGCTTGGTCCGCACGCTCTTCAGGCTGTCGTCTGCCATCAACCGCAGA TTTGCAGGACAGATGGCGGCTCTGTGTTCCCGGGATGACTTCCTCGGCAGCTTCTGTCGCTACCACCTCACAGAACCTGGGCTGGCTAGCAGGCACCTGCTGAGCCCCGTGGTGCGGAGGCAGGTGGCTGGCTACACCCGTGGCCCCAGGCTCAGCCTGCGCTTCCTGGGCAGTTACCGGACGCTGGTCTCGCTGCTGCTGGCCTTCTTGGTGGCCTCTCTGTTCTGCGTCGGGCCCCTCCCATGCACGCTGCTGCTCACCCTGGGCTATGTCCTCTACGCCTCTGCCATGACCCTGCTGACCGAGCGGGGGAAGCTGCACCAGCCCTGA
- the SMPD4 gene encoding sphingomyelin phosphodiesterase 4 isoform X2, whose protein sequence is MAFPHLQQPSFLLASLKADSINKPFAQQCQDLVKVIEDFPAKELHTIFPWLVESIFGSLDGVLIGWNLRCLQGRVNPVEYSIVMEFLDPGGPMMKLVYKLQAEDYKFDFPVSYLPGPVKASIQECILPDSPLYHNKVQFTPTGGLGLNLALNPFEYYIFFFALSLITQKPLPVSLHVRTSDCAYFILVDRYLSWFLPTEGSVPPPLSSSPGGTSPSPPPRTPAMPFASYGLHHTSLLKRHISHQTSVNADPASHEIWRSETLLQVFVEMWLHHYSLEMYQKMQSPHAKESFTPTEEHVLVVRLLLKHLHAFANSLKPEQASPSAHSHATSPLEEFKRAAVPRFVQQKLYLFLQHCFGHWPLDASFRAVLEMWLSYLQPWRYAPDKQAPGSDSQPRCVSEKWAPFVQENLLMYTKLFVGFLNRALRTDLVSPKHALMVFRVAKVFAQPNLAEMIQKGEQLFLEPELVISHRQHRLFTAPTFTGSFLSPWPPAVTDASFKVKNHVYSLEGQDCKYTPMFGPEARTLVLRLAQLITQAKHTAKSISDQCAESPAGHSFLSWLGFSSMDTNGSYPANDLDEMGQDSVRKTDEYLEKALEYLRQIFRLSEAQLRQFTLALGTTQDENGKKQLPDCIVGEDGLILTPLGRYQIINGLRRFEIEYQGDPELQPIRSYEIASLVRTLFRLSSAINRRFAGQMAALCSRDDFLGSFCRYHLTEPGLASRHLLSPVVRRQVAGYTRGPRLSLRFLGSYRTLVSLLLAFLVASLFCVGPLPCTLLLTLGYVLYASAMTLLTERGKLHQP, encoded by the exons ATGGCGTTCCCTCACCTCCAGCAGCCCAGCTTTCTACTG GCTAGCCTGAAAGCTGACTCTATAAATAAGCCCTTTGCACAGCAATGCCAAGACTTGGTTAAAGTCATTGAGGATTTTCCAGCAAAG GAGCTGCACACCATCTTCCCATGGCTGGTAGAGAGCATTTTTGGCAGCCTAGATGGTGTCCTCATTGGCTGGAACCTCCGCTGCTTACAAGGGCGTGTGAATCCTGTGGAGTACAGCATCGTGATGGAATTTCTTGACCCTGG TGGCCCGATGATGAAGTTGGTTTATAAGCTTCAAGCTGAAGACTATAAGTTTGACTTTCCTGTCTCCTACCTGCCC GGTCCTGTGAAGGCGTCCATCCAGGAGTGCATCCTCCCTGACAGTCCCCTGTACCACAACAAGGTCCAGTTCACCCCTACTGGGGGCCTTGGCCTGAACCTGGCCCTGA ATCCGTTCGAGTATTACATATTCTTCTTTGCCCTGAGCCTCATCACTCAAAAG CCACTCCCTGTGTCCCTCCACGTCCGTACTTCAGACTGTGCCTATTTCATCCTGGTGGACAGGTACCTGTCGTGGTTCCTGCCCACTGAAGGCAGTGTGCCCCCGCCACTCTCCTCCAGCCCAGGCGGGACCAGCCCCTCACCACCTCCCAG GACACCAGCCATGCCCTTTGCTTCCTATGGCCTCCACCACACTAGCCTCCTGAAGCGACACATCTCTCATCAGACGTCTGTGAATGCAGACCCCGCCTCCCACGAGATCTGGAGGTCAGAAACTCTGCTCCAG GTTTTTGTTGAAATGTGGCTTCATCACTATTCCTTGGAGATGTATCAAAAAATGCAGTCCCCTCACGCCAAG GAGTCGTTCACGCCTACTGAGGAGCATGTGTTGGTGGTGCGCCTGCTGCTGAAGCACTTGCACGCTTTTGCCAACAGCCTGAAGCCAGAGCAGGCTTCGCCGTCCGCCCACTCCCACGCCACCAGTCCCCTGGAGGAGTTCAAACG GGCCGCTGTCCCGAGGTTCGTCCAGCAGAAACTCTACCTCTTCCTGCAGCATTGCTTTGGCCACTGGCCCCTGGACGCATCGTTCAGAGCT GTCCTAGAGATGTGGCTGAGCTACCTGCAGCCATGGCGGTATGCACCTGACAAGCAGGCTCCGGGCAGCGACTCCCAGCCCCGGTGTGTGTCGGAGAAATG GGCGCCCTTTGTCCAGGAGAACCTACTGATGTACACCAAGTTGTTTGTGGGCTTCCTGAACCGCGCACTCCGCACAGACCTGGTCAGCCCCAAGCACGCGCTCATGGTGTTCCGAGTGGCCAAAGTCTTTGCCCAGCCCAACCTGGCTGAGATGATTCAGAAAG GTGAGCAGCTATTCCTGGAGCCAGAGCTGGTCATCTCCCACCGCCAGCACCGACTCTTCACGGCCCCCACATTCACTGGGAGCTTCCTGTCACCCTGGCCACCAGCAGTCACTGATGCCTCCTTCAAGGTGAAGAACCACGTCTACAGCCTGGAGGGCCAGGACTGCAAGTACACCCCGATGTTTGGGCCCGAAGCCCGCACCCTG GTCTTACGCCTTGCTCAGCTCATCACACAGGCCAAACACACAGCCAAGTCCATCTCAGACCAGTGTGCGGAGAGCCCGGCTGGCCACTCCTTCCTCTCATGGCTGGGCTTCAGCTCCATGGACACCAACGGCTCCTACCCAGCCAACGATCTAGACGAGATGGGGCAAGACAGCGTCCGGAAGACAGATGAATATCTGGAGAAGGCCCTGGAGTACCTGCGCCAGATATTCCGG CTCAGCGAAGCACAGCTCAGGCAGTTCACGCTCGCCTTGGGCACCACCCAGGATGAGAATGGAAAAAAGCAGCTTCCCGACTGCATTGTGGGTGAGGACGGACTCATCCTCACGCCCCTGGGGCGGTACCAG ATCATCAATGGGCTGCGAAGGTTTGAAATTGAGTACCAGGGGGACCCAGAGCTGCAGCCCATCCGCAGCTATGAGATCGCCAGCTTGGTCCGCACGCTCTTCAGGCTGTCGTCTGCCATCAACCGCAGA TTTGCAGGACAGATGGCGGCTCTGTGTTCCCGGGATGACTTCCTCGGCAGCTTCTGTCGCTACCACCTCACAGAACCTGGGCTGGCTAGCAGGCACCTGCTGAGCCCCGTGGTGCGGAGGCAGGTGGCTGGCTACACCCGTGGCCCCAGGCTCAGCCTGCGCTTCCTGGGCAGTTACCGGACGCTGGTCTCGCTGCTGCTGGCCTTCTTGGTGGCCTCTCTGTTCTGCGTCGGGCCCCTCCCATGCACGCTGCTGCTCACCCTGGGCTATGTCCTCTACGCCTCTGCCATGACCCTGCTGACCGAGCGGGGGAAGCTGCACCAGCCCTGA
- the SMPD4 gene encoding sphingomyelin phosphodiesterase 4 isoform X3, whose product MAFPHLQQPSFLLASLKADSINKPFAQQCQDLVKVIEDFPAKELHTIFPWLVESIFGSLDGVLIGWNLRCLQGRVNPVEYSIVMEFLDPGGPMMKLVYKLQAEDYKFDFPVSYLPPLPVSLHVRTSDCAYFILVDRYLSWFLPTEGSVPPPLSSSPGGTSPSPPPRTPAMPFASYGLHHTSLLKRHISHQTSVNADPASHEIWRSETLLQVFVEMWLHHYSLEMYQKMQSPHAKLEVLHYRLSVSSALYSPAQPSLQALHAYQESFTPTEEHVLVVRLLLKHLHAFANSLKPEQASPSAHSHATSPLEEFKRAAVPRFVQQKLYLFLQHCFGHWPLDASFRAVLEMWLSYLQPWRYAPDKQAPGSDSQPRCVSEKWAPFVQENLLMYTKLFVGFLNRALRTDLVSPKHALMVFRVAKVFAQPNLAEMIQKGEQLFLEPELVISHRQHRLFTAPTFTGSFLSPWPPAVTDASFKVKNHVYSLEGQDCKYTPMFGPEARTLVLRLAQLITQAKHTAKSISDQCAESPAGHSFLSWLGFSSMDTNGSYPANDLDEMGQDSVRKTDEYLEKALEYLRQIFRLSEAQLRQFTLALGTTQDENGKKQLPDCIVGEDGLILTPLGRYQIINGLRRFEIEYQGDPELQPIRSYEIASLVRTLFRLSSAINRRFAGQMAALCSRDDFLGSFCRYHLTEPGLASRHLLSPVVRRQVAGYTRGPRLSLRFLGSYRTLVSLLLAFLVASLFCVGPLPCTLLLTLGYVLYASAMTLLTERGKLHQP is encoded by the exons ATGGCGTTCCCTCACCTCCAGCAGCCCAGCTTTCTACTG GCTAGCCTGAAAGCTGACTCTATAAATAAGCCCTTTGCACAGCAATGCCAAGACTTGGTTAAAGTCATTGAGGATTTTCCAGCAAAG GAGCTGCACACCATCTTCCCATGGCTGGTAGAGAGCATTTTTGGCAGCCTAGATGGTGTCCTCATTGGCTGGAACCTCCGCTGCTTACAAGGGCGTGTGAATCCTGTGGAGTACAGCATCGTGATGGAATTTCTTGACCCTGG TGGCCCGATGATGAAGTTGGTTTATAAGCTTCAAGCTGAAGACTATAAGTTTGACTTTCCTGTCTCCTACCTGCCC CCACTCCCTGTGTCCCTCCACGTCCGTACTTCAGACTGTGCCTATTTCATCCTGGTGGACAGGTACCTGTCGTGGTTCCTGCCCACTGAAGGCAGTGTGCCCCCGCCACTCTCCTCCAGCCCAGGCGGGACCAGCCCCTCACCACCTCCCAG GACACCAGCCATGCCCTTTGCTTCCTATGGCCTCCACCACACTAGCCTCCTGAAGCGACACATCTCTCATCAGACGTCTGTGAATGCAGACCCCGCCTCCCACGAGATCTGGAGGTCAGAAACTCTGCTCCAG GTTTTTGTTGAAATGTGGCTTCATCACTATTCCTTGGAGATGTATCAAAAAATGCAGTCCCCTCACGCCAAG CTGGAGGTTCTGCACTACCGACTCAGTGTCTCCAGCGCCCTCTACAGCCCCGCCCAACCCAGCCTCCAGGCCCTCCACGCCTACCAA GAGTCGTTCACGCCTACTGAGGAGCATGTGTTGGTGGTGCGCCTGCTGCTGAAGCACTTGCACGCTTTTGCCAACAGCCTGAAGCCAGAGCAGGCTTCGCCGTCCGCCCACTCCCACGCCACCAGTCCCCTGGAGGAGTTCAAACG GGCCGCTGTCCCGAGGTTCGTCCAGCAGAAACTCTACCTCTTCCTGCAGCATTGCTTTGGCCACTGGCCCCTGGACGCATCGTTCAGAGCT GTCCTAGAGATGTGGCTGAGCTACCTGCAGCCATGGCGGTATGCACCTGACAAGCAGGCTCCGGGCAGCGACTCCCAGCCCCGGTGTGTGTCGGAGAAATG GGCGCCCTTTGTCCAGGAGAACCTACTGATGTACACCAAGTTGTTTGTGGGCTTCCTGAACCGCGCACTCCGCACAGACCTGGTCAGCCCCAAGCACGCGCTCATGGTGTTCCGAGTGGCCAAAGTCTTTGCCCAGCCCAACCTGGCTGAGATGATTCAGAAAG GTGAGCAGCTATTCCTGGAGCCAGAGCTGGTCATCTCCCACCGCCAGCACCGACTCTTCACGGCCCCCACATTCACTGGGAGCTTCCTGTCACCCTGGCCACCAGCAGTCACTGATGCCTCCTTCAAGGTGAAGAACCACGTCTACAGCCTGGAGGGCCAGGACTGCAAGTACACCCCGATGTTTGGGCCCGAAGCCCGCACCCTG GTCTTACGCCTTGCTCAGCTCATCACACAGGCCAAACACACAGCCAAGTCCATCTCAGACCAGTGTGCGGAGAGCCCGGCTGGCCACTCCTTCCTCTCATGGCTGGGCTTCAGCTCCATGGACACCAACGGCTCCTACCCAGCCAACGATCTAGACGAGATGGGGCAAGACAGCGTCCGGAAGACAGATGAATATCTGGAGAAGGCCCTGGAGTACCTGCGCCAGATATTCCGG CTCAGCGAAGCACAGCTCAGGCAGTTCACGCTCGCCTTGGGCACCACCCAGGATGAGAATGGAAAAAAGCAGCTTCCCGACTGCATTGTGGGTGAGGACGGACTCATCCTCACGCCCCTGGGGCGGTACCAG ATCATCAATGGGCTGCGAAGGTTTGAAATTGAGTACCAGGGGGACCCAGAGCTGCAGCCCATCCGCAGCTATGAGATCGCCAGCTTGGTCCGCACGCTCTTCAGGCTGTCGTCTGCCATCAACCGCAGA TTTGCAGGACAGATGGCGGCTCTGTGTTCCCGGGATGACTTCCTCGGCAGCTTCTGTCGCTACCACCTCACAGAACCTGGGCTGGCTAGCAGGCACCTGCTGAGCCCCGTGGTGCGGAGGCAGGTGGCTGGCTACACCCGTGGCCCCAGGCTCAGCCTGCGCTTCCTGGGCAGTTACCGGACGCTGGTCTCGCTGCTGCTGGCCTTCTTGGTGGCCTCTCTGTTCTGCGTCGGGCCCCTCCCATGCACGCTGCTGCTCACCCTGGGCTATGTCCTCTACGCCTCTGCCATGACCCTGCTGACCGAGCGGGGGAAGCTGCACCAGCCCTGA
- the SMPD4 gene encoding sphingomyelin phosphodiesterase 4 isoform X1 produces the protein MAFPHLQQPSFLLASLKADSINKPFAQQCQDLVKVIEDFPAKELHTIFPWLVESIFGSLDGVLIGWNLRCLQGRVNPVEYSIVMEFLDPGGPMMKLVYKLQAEDYKFDFPVSYLPGPVKASIQECILPDSPLYHNKVQFTPTGGLGLNLALNPFEYYIFFFALSLITQKPLPVSLHVRTSDCAYFILVDRYLSWFLPTEGSVPPPLSSSPGGTSPSPPPRTPAMPFASYGLHHTSLLKRHISHQTSVNADPASHEIWRSETLLQVFVEMWLHHYSLEMYQKMQSPHAKLEVLHYRLSVSSALYSPAQPSLQALHAYQESFTPTEEHVLVVRLLLKHLHAFANSLKPEQASPSAHSHATSPLEEFKRAAVPRFVQQKLYLFLQHCFGHWPLDASFRAVLEMWLSYLQPWRYAPDKQAPGSDSQPRCVSEKWAPFVQENLLMYTKLFVGFLNRALRTDLVSPKHALMVFRVAKVFAQPNLAEMIQKGEQLFLEPELVISHRQHRLFTAPTFTGSFLSPWPPAVTDASFKVKNHVYSLEGQDCKYTPMFGPEARTLVLRLAQLITQAKHTAKSISDQCAESPAGHSFLSWLGFSSMDTNGSYPANDLDEMGQDSVRKTDEYLEKALEYLRQIFRLSEAQLRQFTLALGTTQDENGKKQLPDCIVGEDGLILTPLGRYQIINGLRRFEIEYQGDPELQPIRSYEIASLVRTLFRLSSAINRRFAGQMAALCSRDDFLGSFCRYHLTEPGLASRHLLSPVVRRQVAGYTRGPRLSLRFLGSYRTLVSLLLAFLVASLFCVGPLPCTLLLTLGYVLYASAMTLLTERGKLHQP, from the exons ATGGCGTTCCCTCACCTCCAGCAGCCCAGCTTTCTACTG GCTAGCCTGAAAGCTGACTCTATAAATAAGCCCTTTGCACAGCAATGCCAAGACTTGGTTAAAGTCATTGAGGATTTTCCAGCAAAG GAGCTGCACACCATCTTCCCATGGCTGGTAGAGAGCATTTTTGGCAGCCTAGATGGTGTCCTCATTGGCTGGAACCTCCGCTGCTTACAAGGGCGTGTGAATCCTGTGGAGTACAGCATCGTGATGGAATTTCTTGACCCTGG TGGCCCGATGATGAAGTTGGTTTATAAGCTTCAAGCTGAAGACTATAAGTTTGACTTTCCTGTCTCCTACCTGCCC GGTCCTGTGAAGGCGTCCATCCAGGAGTGCATCCTCCCTGACAGTCCCCTGTACCACAACAAGGTCCAGTTCACCCCTACTGGGGGCCTTGGCCTGAACCTGGCCCTGA ATCCGTTCGAGTATTACATATTCTTCTTTGCCCTGAGCCTCATCACTCAAAAG CCACTCCCTGTGTCCCTCCACGTCCGTACTTCAGACTGTGCCTATTTCATCCTGGTGGACAGGTACCTGTCGTGGTTCCTGCCCACTGAAGGCAGTGTGCCCCCGCCACTCTCCTCCAGCCCAGGCGGGACCAGCCCCTCACCACCTCCCAG GACACCAGCCATGCCCTTTGCTTCCTATGGCCTCCACCACACTAGCCTCCTGAAGCGACACATCTCTCATCAGACGTCTGTGAATGCAGACCCCGCCTCCCACGAGATCTGGAGGTCAGAAACTCTGCTCCAG GTTTTTGTTGAAATGTGGCTTCATCACTATTCCTTGGAGATGTATCAAAAAATGCAGTCCCCTCACGCCAAG CTGGAGGTTCTGCACTACCGACTCAGTGTCTCCAGCGCCCTCTACAGCCCCGCCCAACCCAGCCTCCAGGCCCTCCACGCCTACCAA GAGTCGTTCACGCCTACTGAGGAGCATGTGTTGGTGGTGCGCCTGCTGCTGAAGCACTTGCACGCTTTTGCCAACAGCCTGAAGCCAGAGCAGGCTTCGCCGTCCGCCCACTCCCACGCCACCAGTCCCCTGGAGGAGTTCAAACG GGCCGCTGTCCCGAGGTTCGTCCAGCAGAAACTCTACCTCTTCCTGCAGCATTGCTTTGGCCACTGGCCCCTGGACGCATCGTTCAGAGCT GTCCTAGAGATGTGGCTGAGCTACCTGCAGCCATGGCGGTATGCACCTGACAAGCAGGCTCCGGGCAGCGACTCCCAGCCCCGGTGTGTGTCGGAGAAATG GGCGCCCTTTGTCCAGGAGAACCTACTGATGTACACCAAGTTGTTTGTGGGCTTCCTGAACCGCGCACTCCGCACAGACCTGGTCAGCCCCAAGCACGCGCTCATGGTGTTCCGAGTGGCCAAAGTCTTTGCCCAGCCCAACCTGGCTGAGATGATTCAGAAAG GTGAGCAGCTATTCCTGGAGCCAGAGCTGGTCATCTCCCACCGCCAGCACCGACTCTTCACGGCCCCCACATTCACTGGGAGCTTCCTGTCACCCTGGCCACCAGCAGTCACTGATGCCTCCTTCAAGGTGAAGAACCACGTCTACAGCCTGGAGGGCCAGGACTGCAAGTACACCCCGATGTTTGGGCCCGAAGCCCGCACCCTG GTCTTACGCCTTGCTCAGCTCATCACACAGGCCAAACACACAGCCAAGTCCATCTCAGACCAGTGTGCGGAGAGCCCGGCTGGCCACTCCTTCCTCTCATGGCTGGGCTTCAGCTCCATGGACACCAACGGCTCCTACCCAGCCAACGATCTAGACGAGATGGGGCAAGACAGCGTCCGGAAGACAGATGAATATCTGGAGAAGGCCCTGGAGTACCTGCGCCAGATATTCCGG CTCAGCGAAGCACAGCTCAGGCAGTTCACGCTCGCCTTGGGCACCACCCAGGATGAGAATGGAAAAAAGCAGCTTCCCGACTGCATTGTGGGTGAGGACGGACTCATCCTCACGCCCCTGGGGCGGTACCAG ATCATCAATGGGCTGCGAAGGTTTGAAATTGAGTACCAGGGGGACCCAGAGCTGCAGCCCATCCGCAGCTATGAGATCGCCAGCTTGGTCCGCACGCTCTTCAGGCTGTCGTCTGCCATCAACCGCAGA TTTGCAGGACAGATGGCGGCTCTGTGTTCCCGGGATGACTTCCTCGGCAGCTTCTGTCGCTACCACCTCACAGAACCTGGGCTGGCTAGCAGGCACCTGCTGAGCCCCGTGGTGCGGAGGCAGGTGGCTGGCTACACCCGTGGCCCCAGGCTCAGCCTGCGCTTCCTGGGCAGTTACCGGACGCTGGTCTCGCTGCTGCTGGCCTTCTTGGTGGCCTCTCTGTTCTGCGTCGGGCCCCTCCCATGCACGCTGCTGCTCACCCTGGGCTATGTCCTCTACGCCTCTGCCATGACCCTGCTGACCGAGCGGGGGAAGCTGCACCAGCCCTGA